The Hymenobacter sp. GOD-10R genome includes a window with the following:
- a CDS encoding zinc ribbon domain-containing protein, with product MSNMIQFVANHDDLSTDKGFQFKFYCDKCRNGHMSRFQPNGVGIAGELMRAAGSLFGGLFSDAGNAAYHVQRAIGGKAHDEALEKAVLEGKQHFKQCTRCGHWVCPDVCWNSKAGLCEDCAPDEHEELASQQAQASREQIYTKTRQQDYTKDLDFLNRGGIAQCPQCNAKLNPGQKFCPECGTSNIAAQGKEKFCVDCGTSMKADQRFCAECGAKQ from the coding sequence ATGAGCAACATGATTCAGTTTGTCGCCAACCACGATGATCTGTCCACTGACAAAGGCTTTCAGTTCAAGTTCTACTGCGACAAGTGCCGCAACGGACACATGTCGCGGTTTCAGCCTAACGGTGTTGGTATTGCGGGTGAGCTAATGCGCGCCGCCGGCAGCCTATTTGGCGGGCTCTTCTCCGATGCCGGCAATGCCGCCTACCACGTGCAGCGCGCTATTGGCGGCAAAGCCCACGATGAGGCCCTGGAAAAAGCGGTATTAGAAGGCAAACAGCACTTCAAGCAATGTACGCGCTGCGGCCACTGGGTATGCCCCGATGTGTGCTGGAACAGCAAAGCCGGCCTCTGCGAAGACTGCGCCCCTGACGAACACGAGGAGCTAGCTTCCCAGCAAGCCCAAGCTAGCCGCGAGCAGATTTATACCAAAACTCGTCAGCAGGATTACACCAAAGACTTGGACTTCCTGAACCGTGGTGGCATAGCGCAGTGCCCGCAGTGCAACGCCAAACTGAACCCCGGCCAGAAGTTCTGCCCCGAGTGCGGCACGTCGAATATAGCGGCTCAAGGCAAGGAGAAGTTTTGTGTAGACTGTGGCACGAGCATGAAAGCCGATCAGCGGTTCTGCGCGGAGTGCGGCGCCAAGCAGTAG
- a CDS encoding aldo/keto reductase, translated as MLTRPIPSTQQPLPVIGLGTWQTFDTASKAAYPTLLQTLDTLHAAGGTVIDSSPMYGRSEEVIGDLTAQSTAREEFFYATKVWTKGRTAGIQQMEASLRKMQRTSLDLIQIHNLMDWQTHLATLRDWQAAGQVKYIGITHYTDSMHAELERVLSTERIDFVQFNYSILDRHAEQRLLPAAAARGVATLINRPFTEGSLLSRVKNKPLPAWAAELGISSWPQFLLKFILSHPAVTCVIPGTRDPQHLADNLQAGEGELPDEATREKMAAFVRSL; from the coding sequence ATGCTTACCCGTCCCATTCCTTCCACCCAACAGCCACTACCTGTCATCGGCCTAGGTACCTGGCAGACGTTCGACACCGCTAGCAAAGCCGCTTATCCAACGCTTCTGCAAACCCTTGACACCCTGCACGCCGCAGGCGGAACAGTTATCGATTCCTCCCCCATGTACGGCCGCTCGGAGGAGGTAATTGGTGACCTGACGGCGCAGTCGACGGCCCGGGAGGAGTTCTTCTACGCCACCAAAGTCTGGACCAAAGGACGCACGGCCGGCATTCAGCAAATGGAAGCCTCGCTTCGCAAAATGCAACGCACCAGTCTCGACCTGATCCAGATTCACAACCTCATGGATTGGCAAACCCACCTCGCCACGCTGCGCGACTGGCAGGCCGCTGGTCAGGTGAAGTATATTGGCATCACGCACTACACCGACAGCATGCATGCTGAATTGGAGCGGGTGCTATCCACGGAACGCATTGATTTTGTGCAGTTCAACTATTCCATCCTCGACCGCCACGCCGAGCAGCGCCTCCTGCCCGCGGCCGCGGCCCGCGGCGTCGCCACGCTCATCAACCGGCCCTTCACCGAAGGAAGCCTACTAAGCCGCGTAAAAAACAAGCCGCTGCCTGCGTGGGCGGCAGAGCTAGGTATCAGTAGCTGGCCCCAGTTTCTACTCAAATTTATCCTCTCGCATCCGGCCGTAACGTGCGTCATTCCCGGCACCCGCGACCCGCAGCACCTCGCCGACAACTTGCAAGCGGGCGAAGGCGAGCTGCCCGATGAGGCCACCCGTGAGAAGATGGCCGCTTTTGTGCGGAGTTTGTAA
- a CDS encoding aldo/keto reductase yields the protein MDYIRLGQTGLKVSKICLGTMTYGTPTDRWPWALNEEQSRPFIQKALELGINFFDTADVYSNGASEEVVGRALRDFAKRDEVVLATKVYNPMGSDPNNRGLSRKHIMSAIDASLKRLGTDYVDLYQIHRWDYDTPIEETLEALHDVVKAGKARYIGASSMYAWQFAQALYLADLHGWTRFVSMQPHYNLVYREEEREMLPLCADQKIGVIPWSPLARGLLTGGRSKERNETERAKTDNFGKSLYGRNDDFDVADRVTEIAQQHGLPNAQIALAWMLSKPVITSPIVGASKPGHLEDAVAAVSVKLSGEEIKRLEELYQPHPVLGFS from the coding sequence ATGGACTACATTCGCTTAGGCCAGACCGGCCTGAAAGTTTCTAAAATCTGCCTGGGCACAATGACCTACGGCACGCCCACCGACCGGTGGCCCTGGGCCCTGAACGAGGAGCAGAGCCGCCCCTTCATCCAGAAAGCGCTAGAGCTAGGTATCAACTTCTTCGACACGGCCGACGTGTACTCCAACGGTGCCAGCGAAGAGGTAGTAGGCCGCGCCCTACGCGACTTTGCCAAGCGCGACGAGGTAGTGCTAGCCACCAAAGTATACAACCCCATGGGGTCAGATCCGAACAACCGGGGCCTCTCGCGTAAGCACATCATGAGCGCCATCGATGCGAGCCTTAAACGGCTCGGCACCGACTACGTCGACCTGTACCAGATTCACCGCTGGGACTACGACACACCCATTGAAGAAACCTTGGAAGCGCTGCATGACGTAGTGAAGGCGGGCAAGGCTCGCTACATCGGCGCGTCATCGATGTATGCGTGGCAATTTGCGCAGGCACTGTACCTAGCTGATTTGCACGGCTGGACGCGTTTCGTAAGCATGCAGCCGCACTATAACCTCGTGTATCGGGAGGAAGAGCGCGAGATGCTGCCGCTGTGTGCGGATCAGAAGATTGGCGTGATTCCTTGGTCGCCGCTGGCCCGCGGGCTGCTCACGGGTGGCCGCAGCAAGGAGCGCAACGAAACTGAGCGGGCCAAAACCGACAACTTCGGCAAGTCACTCTACGGCCGCAATGATGATTTCGACGTAGCTGACCGCGTGACGGAAATTGCGCAGCAGCACGGCTTACCCAACGCCCAAATTGCCTTGGCTTGGATGCTATCGAAGCCGGTTATCACGTCGCCCATCGTGGGGGCCAGTAAGCCTGGTCACCTCGAAGACGCCGTAGCGGCTGTTTCGGTGAAGCTTTCAGGCGAAGAAATCAAGCGGCTAGAAGAACTGTATCAACCTCACCCGGTGCTAGGTTTCTCATAA
- a CDS encoding pirin family protein, translated as METATTPRRIFQVIDGNKKFVGDGFDVTSPMPGPRIRQLSPFLLIDHTGPMEVAPTDAPLGTPPHPHRGFETVTVVYQGYLAHRDTAGYSGKIGPGDVQWMTAGSGLLHEERHEREFAKEGGTLELAQLWVNVPKKDKMATPRYQELPATSIPSLETPDGLGTIRIIAGDYEGTHGPAETFSPMIMLDVHLAKGADATLHLPADYNVGIYVVKGDVTFNGDRPAKTKQLVVFGWDSSDISVTCAEDSILLVLAGEPIEEPLATYGPFVMNTNKELIQAMADFENGSMGKFEDDEHEH; from the coding sequence ATGGAAACTGCCACCACACCTCGTCGGATCTTTCAGGTTATCGACGGCAACAAGAAGTTCGTCGGCGACGGGTTCGACGTGACCAGTCCCATGCCGGGGCCACGTATCCGGCAGCTCAGCCCTTTCCTACTCATCGACCACACCGGCCCGATGGAAGTAGCGCCCACCGATGCGCCTCTGGGTACGCCGCCCCACCCGCACCGCGGCTTCGAAACTGTGACCGTCGTGTACCAAGGCTACCTAGCCCACCGCGACACGGCCGGCTACAGCGGCAAAATCGGACCCGGTGATGTGCAGTGGATGACGGCCGGCTCGGGCCTTTTGCACGAAGAACGGCACGAGCGGGAGTTTGCCAAAGAAGGCGGCACGTTGGAGTTAGCCCAGCTCTGGGTGAATGTGCCGAAGAAAGACAAAATGGCTACGCCGCGCTACCAGGAGCTGCCTGCCACTAGCATTCCCAGCCTCGAAACGCCCGACGGCCTAGGTACGATCCGCATCATCGCTGGCGACTACGAAGGCACCCACGGTCCCGCCGAGACCTTCTCCCCTATGATCATGCTGGACGTGCACCTGGCCAAAGGTGCCGACGCCACGTTGCACCTGCCCGCCGACTACAATGTGGGTATCTACGTGGTGAAGGGTGATGTGACGTTCAATGGCGACCGTCCGGCAAAAACCAAGCAGCTCGTGGTGTTTGGCTGGGATTCGTCGGATATCTCCGTCACTTGCGCCGAAGACAGCATCCTGCTGGTGCTAGCTGGCGAGCCCATCGAGGAGCCCCTGGCTACCTACGGCCCTTTCGTGATGAACACCAATAAGGAGCTAATCCAAGCCATGGCCGACTTCGAAAACGGTAGCATGGGCAAGTTCGAAGACGACGAACACGAGCATTAA
- a CDS encoding GNAT family N-acetyltransferase, with translation MILHWTTKSFHDLALTELYALLQLRSEVFVVEQTCAFQDIDGQDEPAYHLLGLAENGDLAAYARLFDAGKSYEQVSIGRVVVSPKYRRYGLGRELMKQAIGQCDSLFGPQPIKIGAQYYLREFYQSFGFEQQDDIYLEDDIEHIHMLRP, from the coding sequence ATGATCCTACACTGGACCACCAAGTCTTTTCACGACCTAGCTCTTACCGAACTCTATGCTTTGCTTCAGCTCCGCAGCGAAGTATTCGTAGTGGAGCAAACCTGTGCTTTTCAAGACATTGACGGCCAAGACGAGCCTGCCTATCACCTGCTAGGCCTCGCCGAAAACGGCGACCTAGCTGCTTACGCCCGCCTCTTCGACGCCGGCAAGAGCTACGAGCAAGTGAGCATTGGCCGCGTGGTAGTGTCGCCGAAGTACCGGCGCTACGGGCTAGGTCGGGAGCTGATGAAGCAAGCCATCGGGCAGTGCGATTCCCTGTTTGGGCCGCAACCCATTAAGATTGGCGCGCAGTATTACCTACGAGAGTTCTACCAAAGCTTCGGCTTCGAGCAGCAAGATGACATCTACCTTGAAGATGATATTGAGCACATTCACATGCTGCGGCCGTAA
- a CDS encoding SDR family oxidoreductase — MPTNTVLVVGGNGIIGRNAVSHLLSTGNWNTIVTSASPLDYETTAQYVQLNLLNPEAVAQQADQLREVTHVFYAAYIEGKTLAAQTQVNLDLLRNLVIGLEQVAPNFKHVTFIQGGKAYGAHLGRYKTPALETDPRHFPPNFYYSQEDFLREHSVGKAWSWTSVRPDIVVGFAVGNPMNLANLIAVYASLCKELKVPFRFPGSLKAYEVLVNVTDANILAKAMEWVSTHEECNEEIFNVTNGDIFRWSQLWPKFAEYFGVEYAEPITFPLHEYMEDKAELWQQMVEKYGLKQHTLDELAQWPFGDFIFNVEADAFFDVNKLRRFGFHEMHLDSFTSFRNQFEHLKAEKIIP, encoded by the coding sequence ATGCCCACGAACACTGTTCTTGTAGTTGGCGGCAACGGCATCATCGGCCGCAACGCGGTCAGCCACCTCCTGTCGACCGGCAATTGGAATACCATTGTCACCTCCGCTTCGCCGCTGGATTATGAAACCACAGCGCAATACGTGCAGCTAAACCTGCTTAACCCGGAAGCCGTGGCCCAGCAGGCAGATCAGCTCCGCGAGGTCACGCACGTATTTTACGCCGCTTATATTGAAGGCAAGACCTTGGCCGCCCAAACACAAGTCAACTTGGACTTGCTCCGCAACCTCGTGATTGGATTGGAACAGGTAGCGCCGAATTTCAAGCATGTCACGTTTATTCAGGGTGGCAAGGCCTACGGCGCGCACCTAGGTCGCTACAAAACGCCCGCGCTGGAAACTGATCCGCGCCACTTTCCCCCCAATTTCTACTACAGCCAAGAAGATTTCCTGCGTGAGCACTCCGTGGGAAAAGCCTGGAGCTGGACGTCCGTGCGGCCCGATATTGTGGTGGGTTTTGCCGTGGGCAACCCGATGAACCTAGCCAACCTCATTGCCGTGTACGCCAGCTTGTGCAAGGAGCTAAAGGTGCCGTTCCGCTTCCCTGGCAGCCTAAAAGCCTACGAGGTACTAGTGAACGTGACGGACGCCAATATCCTAGCCAAAGCCATGGAGTGGGTCTCGACGCACGAAGAGTGCAACGAGGAAATCTTCAACGTCACCAACGGCGACATTTTCCGCTGGAGTCAGCTGTGGCCCAAGTTCGCCGAGTACTTCGGGGTGGAATATGCCGAGCCCATCACCTTCCCGCTGCACGAATACATGGAAGACAAAGCCGAGCTGTGGCAGCAAATGGTGGAGAAGTACGGCCTGAAGCAGCACACACTGGATGAGCTAGCTCAGTGGCCCTTCGGCGACTTCATCTTCAACGTAGAAGCCGACGCCTTCTTCGACGTGAATAAATTGCGCCGCTTTGGCTTCCACGAAATGCACCTGGACAGCTTCACGTCCTTCCGCAACCAGTTTGAGCACCTGAAAGCCGAAAAGATCATTCCGTAG
- a CDS encoding 3-oxoacyl-ACP reductase family protein yields the protein MENQPLSGKVALVTGASRGLGESIARTLARAGATVAVNYHANQEAAEALVQEITQQQGKAFAIQADVADAQAVAQLFQQIRARAGEVDILVNNAGIGVPKPFLEITLDDWQQVLHTNLTSAFLVSQAAIPSMMAKGFGRIITISSTAAQTGGVIGPHYTASKAGLIGLMHSYASLLAQHGITANAVAPALVETDMIRNNPKITPDLIPMKRFGQPQEVADAVLLLATNGYINGQTINVNGGLYMS from the coding sequence ATGGAGAACCAACCCCTCAGCGGCAAAGTAGCCTTGGTGACAGGAGCTAGCCGAGGCCTGGGCGAAAGCATTGCCCGTACCCTAGCCCGAGCGGGCGCTACCGTAGCCGTAAACTATCACGCCAACCAAGAAGCTGCCGAAGCCCTTGTGCAGGAAATCACGCAGCAGCAAGGCAAAGCCTTTGCTATTCAGGCTGATGTAGCTGATGCACAGGCAGTGGCGCAGCTCTTCCAACAGATAAGAGCGCGAGCCGGCGAGGTCGATATCCTGGTAAACAACGCGGGAATTGGCGTGCCGAAGCCGTTCCTTGAAATCACGCTAGACGACTGGCAGCAGGTATTGCACACCAATCTTACGTCGGCGTTTTTGGTCAGTCAGGCTGCTATTCCGAGCATGATGGCGAAGGGCTTCGGGCGTATTATTACCATCTCGTCGACGGCGGCGCAAACGGGTGGCGTTATCGGCCCGCACTACACGGCCTCGAAAGCGGGCCTGATCGGTCTGATGCACTCCTACGCGTCGCTGCTAGCCCAGCACGGCATTACGGCCAATGCTGTTGCGCCGGCCTTAGTTGAGACGGACATGATCCGGAACAACCCCAAAATCACCCCCGACCTCATTCCGATGAAGCGCTTTGGCCAGCCGCAAGAAGTAGCCGACGCGGTGCTGCTGCTCGCTACCAACGGCTACATCAATGGGCAGACAATCAACGTGAACGGCGGCTTGTACATGAGTTGA